A stretch of DNA from Candidatus Hydrogenedentota bacterium:
GGCCCGGACGGCAAGCCGGTCTACAAGATCGTGAACGACCCCCGCATCACGCGGCTGGGCCGCTTCATCCGCAAGACCAGCATTGACGAGCTGCCGCAGCTCCTCAACGTGCTCCGGGGCGACATGAGCCTTGTCGGCCCGCGGCCCCCCATCCAGTACGAGGTGGACGCGTACAAGGACTGGCACATGAAGCGGCTCTACATCCGCCCCGGCATCACGGGCCTGTGGCAGGTGAGCGGCCGCAACCGGCTCTCCTTCGACCAGATGGTCCGCCTCGACATCGCCTACATCGAGCAGTGGTCCCTCTGGATGGATGTCAAGATCATGGTGAAAACCGTCCCGGTGCTCCTGCACCTGGACCAGGCCTACTAATCACGGAGGCGGGATGCCCGCAAGACGGCTGAAACGGTACATCGCGCTCAACCTGGCGGTCTGGTGCGGCCTGGCGCTCTTCGGCGCGCTCCTGCTCACCGGCGTGCGCCAGTACGGGCAGGCCGTCATGGCGCGCCACGCCGCCGGCGGCCTGGCCGCAGACGCCCGCGCCGCCCACGACCGGGGCGCGGCCCTGGAGGCCCAGCGCACCCTCCGCGCGGCCCTCGCCGCCGACCCCGGCGTCGGCGAGGCGGTCGTGCGGGATTTCGGCCCCGCCCTCTCCGGCATGCCCCTCGTCCTGGCGGGGCTGGACGCCCTCCGCCGGGAGCATCCCGAGCGCCTCTCCGAGGAGGCCCAGCTCCTCGGCGTGCTGGTGGCCAGGCCGCCCGACACCCTCCACCCGAAGGTGTTCACCCTGGACCCGCCCGGCGACGCCGGCCTCTGGCTCGGCCGCGCCGCCCTCGCCAACGGCGACCTGAAAACCGCCCGCGACGCCTTCCGCCGCTACTGGGAACGTCCCGGCGGCGCGGCCGCCCGCGTGCGCGCCCGGTCCGCCCTCGCGCCCGGTCCGGCCGCCGCCGCCGCCGACCAGTACCTCCAGGGGCGGCGGTTCTGGTTCGCCGGCCTGTGGGACGAGGCCTTCGCCGCCTTCGACGGCGCCCGGAAGGGCGGACACCAAAACTCCGACCTGGAATGCTTCGCCGCCGTGCGCGCCGAACTTGACGGAAACCGGGACGCCGCCCTGGCGGGGTACCGCGCCGTGGCGGCCAAGGCCCCGCGCCACCGCCTCGCGCTCCTGCGCCTGCGCGCCCTCACCCCCGCGGCGAAGTAGCCGCGCCGCGGGCGCCCGGCGGTTCCGGAAGAAGCCCCCGCTTGAAACGGCGCGGCGTTCCCCGCTAGAGTGGCCCCTGCCGGGCGTTTCGCCCGTGGAAAGGCACCCCTTCATGCGTCTCACACCCGCCGTCCGCGCCGCGGCGCTCGCCGCCGTGTGCGCGCTTTGCCCCGGCCTTCACGCACAGGACACCGCCATGACCGAAAAACAGCTGACGACCACGCCGAAGAACCACGACCTGGACTACAACGAGAATTTCCCCGCCGATGCGCGGTTCCTCTGCTATGACACGCGGGAGATGGTCGGCCCGGGCATTGACAACAGCCTCGGCATCGAGGTGCTGGAGCTGGCCACGGGCCGCGAGATCGTCGTGTACCGGCCGGAGAAGCACATGACGGGCGCCACGCCCGCCCCGGGCGTCGGAGCGGTGTCCTTCAACCCCGCCGCGCCCGAGGTGGCCTTCATCCACGGGCCGCTGGTGGACGAGGTGCCCGCGCGCGGGCCCTACGGCAAGCCGAACCGCACGGGGATGTGTGTCCGCCTGGACGGCGAGATCGTGGAGCGGGACGGGGAGTGGTTCATGCTGTCCGGCGGAAAGTTCACCACGTCGTGGATTGACCGGCGCGACGTCGCGAGGGACCGGCCCACGCTGCCGGGGGCGCACCGGGGCGGCACGCACCGCCATGAATACTGCATGACGGGCCGCCGGCTCGGCTTCACCTACGACGACTTCCTGCTGCCGCAGTACGACCGCAACATCGGGTGGTTGGAGCCGCACCCGAAGGCCCCGGAGGGTGCGACCCACTGGTTCGCCGTGCTCGTGGACATCGCGCCGATGAACGGGGCGAAGCCGGGAGAACTGGAGAAGGCCTACGGCGACTCGTGGGTGGACCCCGCCGGGACCATGCGCGCCTTCATCGGCAAGGTCCGCAACGACGACGGGAAGACCTACGAGGAGTCGCTGTTCATCGTGGACATTCCGGCGGACACGGACATCACGACGGCGGACGCCGGGTCCGCGGAGCGCTACCCCCGCGCCCCGAAGGGCCTGACCGTGCGGCGGCTCACCCATGACTGGGCGGGCGGCATCGTGCGCGGCGCGCCCGACGGCTCGCGCGTGCTCTATCTGGGCAAGGACGCCGACGGCGTCCAACAGGCCTTTGTCATCCGGGCGGACGGCTCCGACCAGTCCGGCGATCCGGCGCTGCGGCCCATGCAGGTGACCCGGCTGCCGGAAGGCGTGACCGGCGGCCTGCGCTGGCATCCCTCCGGAAAGTCCATCCTCGTCATGAGCGGCGGCGGCATCGCGGCGGCCTGCGCCGTGCCCGGGCCGGATTTCGGCCGGACAGCGTTCCTCACCCCGCGCGGGCAGAAGGACGAGCGCCACGCGCCGGTCTTCGCCCCCGACGGAAAGACCGTGGCCTACAACCGCCTCGTGCCCACGCCGGACGGGAAGGGCGGCACGGCGAAGAACCACGCCGGCCTCGACATGAAGCAGATATTCACCGTGGAGTTCCCCGATGCAGACGGCGACGGAATCCCCGACACCGCCGGCTGAGCCGCGCCTCCAGACCCTCCTGGACGAGAGGCAGTTGAGTGACCTGCTGGGGGGCCAGACCGGCATGGGCCGCCGCACGGCGGAATACATGATCGCCGCGGGGGACGGCCCGGCGCGCTGCTGCGAGACGACGCTTTATGAGCATCCCTCGGACCCCGCGCGGAGGGCGGTGCTCATCCGCCGGTCCCGCTACGCCGAGTGCATGCGGTCCTACCGCCCCCACGTGTACCGGCGCAACTGGTACAGCGACGACTTCAAACGCTCGGAATTCTGGACCAACGCCCTCGGCTGGCGCGACCGGGAAATCGCCCTGCCCAAGCCGCCCGGGGTCTTCCGCATCGTGCTCATTGGCGGGTCCACGGCGGTCGAGGGTCCCCACAACGACCTCACCTGCGCGAAGTACATGGAGCGGATGCTCGCCGGAGACCTCGGGGAGGGGCGCGTCGAGGTGATAAACGCCGGGGTGGACGCCCTGGCGATAACCGGCGCGGCGGCGTGCATTGACCGGTATCTGGCCCTGGAGCCCGACCTGCTTCTCCACTACAACTTCGTGAACGAGGCCTCCATGATCGTGGAATGGGCCTCCCGGGCCGCCTTTCCCCCCGGTTTGCCCGGCACCCGCGCGCGCCTGCGCCTCGCCAAGTCCTCCCTGCTGCGCGCGGCGGCGCCCGGCCTGATCCGGAGCGCCTCTCCCTGCTAAACCGTGTCTGGATGGACAAACAGTTCATGGTTTTTGGCCTGACACGAATCTCCTATCGGCAGTACGTGTCCATGACGGACCTCCATAACCGGATGTTGAGGGACTGGGCGGCCCAACGGGGCCTGTGCTGCGTTCCCATCGCGGAGGAGCTGGGCGGCGATCCGGCCCTGTTCACCGACACTTGCCACATGCGGCTGGACGGCATCAAGCGGAAGGCGGAGATCTTTTTCGCGCACCTTTCGCCCCTCGTTCCCGAATAAAGCGCGCCCGCCAAGTGTTTCTCCCGCCTTGTGCCGGGAATTCCCGTTTGTCTCCGGGCCGTCCGCGCGGGGCGTCAAGA
This window harbors:
- a CDS encoding DUF3748 domain-containing protein, whose amino-acid sequence is MTEKQLTTTPKNHDLDYNENFPADARFLCYDTREMVGPGIDNSLGIEVLELATGREIVVYRPEKHMTGATPAPGVGAVSFNPAAPEVAFIHGPLVDEVPARGPYGKPNRTGMCVRLDGEIVERDGEWFMLSGGKFTTSWIDRRDVARDRPTLPGAHRGGTHRHEYCMTGRRLGFTYDDFLLPQYDRNIGWLEPHPKAPEGATHWFAVLVDIAPMNGAKPGELEKAYGDSWVDPAGTMRAFIGKVRNDDGKTYEESLFIVDIPADTDITTADAGSAERYPRAPKGLTVRRLTHDWAGGIVRGAPDGSRVLYLGKDADGVQQAFVIRADGSDQSGDPALRPMQVTRLPEGVTGGLRWHPSGKSILVMSGGGIAAACAVPGPDFGRTAFLTPRGQKDERHAPVFAPDGKTVAYNRLVPTPDGKGGTAKNHAGLDMKQIFTVEFPDADGDGIPDTAG